TTTGCTTGGAGGAATTCCTTCAATAACAGTTTTTGCAATAGTAATAACAGGAATAACTGGAAATGTCTCTGCTCCCTATATACTTTCAATATTTAGAATAAAGCATCCTGTAGCAAAAGGTATAGGAATTGGTATATCAAGTCATGCTGTGGGAACAAGCAGAGCTATAGAAATGGGAGAAATAGAAGGGGCTATGAGTGCTCTGTCAATAGTTATAGCAGGAATACTTACAATAGTTATAGCACCTCTCATAAGAATATTTGTTTGAGAATAATGTATAAAGATGATTAAATATGTTAAGGGTATTAGAGCTTAAATAACATTGAAAATCATCTTTTTTATTTTTACTCTTGACTTAGAGTATACTCTAATGTATATACTAGATATAAGGAAAGAAGGTGAAATTTTTATGAATCTCAGTATAAAAAAAGTAGCAGAAAAAACTGGGCTTTCAGAATATACTTTAAGATATTATGAAAAGGAAGAGCTTCTTACATCTATTAAAAGAGATGAAGCTGGAAGAAGAGTATATGATGATGAAGATATGGAAACTATAAATACCATCACTTGTCTGAAAAATACAGGAATGCCAATTAAAGAAATAAGGAAATTTATTAAATGTACAATAAAAGGGGATTCTACTCTCAAAGAAAGAAGAAAAATGGTATTGAAGCAGAAAAAGATGGTAGAAGAAAAAATAGAGGAATTAAAAAAAGAATTGAATAAAATCAATAAGAAATTAGATTATTATGAAGCTGCTTGTAAAGCAGGGAGTTCTAAAAATGTAAAGAAAAAGTTTTATCCAGAAAACTGCAACATATAATAATATTTTTCAATTAAGGAGGAAGATACATAATGGAGAATTTTACTTTTTACAATCCAGCAAAAATTATTTTCGGAAAAGGAACTGAAAATCAAGTAGGAAAAGAAATGAAAAAATTAGGCAGCCGGATACTTTTAGTATATGGTGGAGGAACTATTAAGAGGATAGGATTATATGATACTGTTGTAAAGGCCTTAAATGTCGAAAATATCTCTTTTGTAGAATTAGGTGGAGTACAACCTAATCCAAGGCTACAATTGGTACAAGAGGGAATTAGGTTATGCAGAGAACATAATTTAGAAGCAATACTGGCTGTAGGTGGAGGCAGCACCATTGATACTGCAAAAGGGATAGCAGCAGGGGTAAATTATGATGGAGATGTATGGGATTTTTATGAAAGAAAGGCTGGACCTGATGAAGCTCTTCCGATAGGAGTAGTGTTAACTATACCAGCAGCAGGAAGTGAATCAAGTATGGGAAGTGTTATTACAAAAGAAGAAGGACTTTTGAAACGTTCATGTGGAAATGTTTCAATGATTCCAAAGTTTGCAATAATGAATCCAGAATTTACATTTTCTCTTCCAAGCTATCAAACTGCCTGTGGAGCTTCAGATATATTGGCTCATCTCATGGAACGTTATTTTACTCAAGTAGAGCATGTAGATTTTACAGATAGATTGATAGAAGCAACTATGAAAACAGTTATAGATTATGCACCTCTTGCTATTAAAGAACCAGAAAATTATGATGTACGTGCTGAAATAATGTGGGCTGGAACAATAGCTCATAATAGTCTTTTGAATACAGGACGTCTTGGAGATTGGGGTTCTCATCAAATAGAACATGAAATCAGTGCTATATATGATATAGCCCATGGTGCAGGACTTTCTATTGTATTTCCTGCGTGGATGAAGTATGTTTGCCATGAAAATATGGATAGATTTGTGCAGTTTGCAGTTCGTGTATTTGGAGTGAGTATAACACTTACAGATAAAGAACTTGTAGTAAAACAAGGTATTCAAAAACTTGAAGAATTTTATTATAGCTTAGGACTTCCTGTATACTTAAAGGAAGTGGATATTTCAGATGAAAGATTAAAAGAAATGGCAGAAAAATGCTGTAAAAAAGGACCACAAGGAAACTTTAAAAAATTATATGAAAATGATGTATTTGAAATATTAAAACTAGCAAGGTAAAATTATATTGATAATATATTTACATAAAAAAATCCCCTCAATGAATGAGGGGCTTTTTTTATAACACGGGGGAGTGTTAAAAAAACAAAGACTAAAAATAGACTCTGGGGGTTACAGAAATCTAATTTACTATGTCAGTCTCGATTTAAGTATACCTCATCTACTATTTTAAGTCAATATTAAAATTTTTTACAATTAAATATGAAAATAGCTAAAATTGAATAACTTTTATAATTCCATACCAGTTTTTATTTTATTAATAGTATCTAGTTCCAGTAAAGTTTCAGCTAATTCAAAAGCGAAAGCCAAAGATTGACCGGCACCCATACCAGTTATAAGTTTATCATCTCTGACAATATTTTTTTCTTCATATTGATGGTTTTTCATAAGTTCTTTTAAAGAAGTATGGCATGTTACCCTTTTTCCAAGAGCAATATTATGATTTCCTAAAATTGAAGGAGCTCCACATATAGCACCTACAAATTTTTTATTATCTATATAAAATTTGATAAGTTCTACTACTTCATTGGAATTTCCAAGATTGATATATCCAGGATTTCCCCCTGGGAGCACAAGCATATCTCCATCTTTTAAATCAGTTTCTTTTAGAGTAGTATCAGCTTTGACTAATACTTCTTGACCTGACATAACATTTTTTTCAGAAGTAATAGAAACAGTTTTAACATCTACTCCCCCTCTTCGCAAAACATCAACAGGAGTTAAAGCTTCAATGAGTTCAAAACCATCTGCTAATAGAATATAAACTTTTTTCATAATGGAACCTCCTTGATATATTTAATTATAAATTTTCTACAGTTAATTTTCCCTGAGTGATCAATGAACGAACAAATTGATGAGCATCCACTACTGCATTACAATATATAGATTTAGTCTCTCCTTCAAAGAAAGCATTGAGAAGAATTTGCTGCTGTTCAGCAATATTTCTATCTAGTTCTTCAATAGTAAAATCTCCTCTTTTATATTCTTCAATGAGAGCTTCATATACAGTGTCAAAAGTAGAGTCATACAGCTGCTCTTCCCAGTTTTCAATTATAGACATAATTTTTTTCACCTCTTTTATATATTAAATTTGTATAAGATAACAAAATTATCTTAACATTTCTTACTGAAAATGTCAATTTTTATGCAATGGAGAACTCATTGATAAAAAATATGTTTAAGTTTTTAAATCATTAATATTCTAGATGAAATAATATATTTATGAAATAAATTCTTATGTTTATATTATACCATTAAAATAAAAAAACGATTACAAAAATAATCGTTTTAAAAATTTTAACTCAAATTGAATATTGCTACAACAGCTGGCACTAGAATAGGAACAATTATTGTTATGACAAGGCCTGAATAAAAAGCTATTATAGATATGTCAGGAGGATTACTTCTGTTTATAACAGGAAGTACAGAATCCATTGCAGTAGCTCCAGCAGATGATACTGATTGAAATGATCCAATTTTAGCAGCTATGAATGGTATTGTAAATATTGCTAAAAGCTCTCTGAATACATTTGAAAGAAAGGCAGTTCCACCTAATTGAGCATTTATTTTAGAAAGTTCTATAGCGGAAAATGAATACCATCCCATACCAGAACTTACAGCTATTCCTTCTCCTAAAGAAAGAGTAGTAATGAAAGAAGCGAGAACTCCTCCAAGTAAAGAACCAATTATTGTAATAAAAGGCAGTAACAGGACTTTTTTATTTAAAGTTTTCAACTGCTCAAATACACTTTGATTTTTTCCTATATCTATTCCAACAAAAAATAAAAGAAGACATAATCCAAACTTAATAAGGTTATCAGCATGAGCTAGTACAAGGGAACTTTTACAGAAAAATCCAAGAAGACCTCCTATAATAACAGATAAAGCTATTCCAAGCATTACTTATCTCCTCCTTTGTAAAAAATATGAGTCAGAAGTATACTGCCCAATACTGCACATGCAGCCACAATAATAGACTCCAATCCTAATATATGAAAGTTGGCAATAATTTTATCATCTGAACCAATTTTATAACCCATTACTCCAAGCAGGAAAAATAAAGATAAAGTTTGAAGAAGTCCAACTTTCCTGTCAATAATCTTAGGAATCCATCCTTTTTTAGTTATAAAATAACCAACAGAGATTATGAGAATATACAATATGATGTCATGCATAAAATTCCCCCTTTATTAATTTTTATTTATTAAAAATTTAAAAATAGTTTTTTGGATATAAGGATCTGTTGGTGAATATATCTTGCTTTTTTCTGGAAGAAAATTTAAAATATCAGGATAATCCTGAGTTTCAAAACAGATACCCATATGTTTTTTGCAATCTGAACCATTTGAAAGTTTTCCTACTTCATGCAGATAATTTCCACTGTATATAACAACTGCTGGCTGATCAGTAAAGACTTTTAATATTCTTCCAGAAACATCATCTTTAAGTTCAGCTGCAGGAATCTTTTTATTTTGATTTAAAATAAAAGGATGATCCA
Above is a genomic segment from Fusobacterium sp. containing:
- a CDS encoding DJ-1 family glyoxalase III, with protein sequence MKKVYILLADGFELIEALTPVDVLRRGGVDVKTVSITSEKNVMSGQEVLVKADTTLKETDLKDGDMLVLPGGNPGYINLGNSNEVVELIKFYIDNKKFVGAICGAPSILGNHNIALGKRVTCHTSLKELMKNHQYEEKNIVRDDKLITGMGAGQSLAFAFELAETLLELDTINKIKTGMEL
- a CDS encoding iron-containing alcohol dehydrogenase, giving the protein MENFTFYNPAKIIFGKGTENQVGKEMKKLGSRILLVYGGGTIKRIGLYDTVVKALNVENISFVELGGVQPNPRLQLVQEGIRLCREHNLEAILAVGGGSTIDTAKGIAAGVNYDGDVWDFYERKAGPDEALPIGVVLTIPAAGSESSMGSVITKEEGLLKRSCGNVSMIPKFAIMNPEFTFSLPSYQTACGASDILAHLMERYFTQVEHVDFTDRLIEATMKTVIDYAPLAIKEPENYDVRAEIMWAGTIAHNSLLNTGRLGDWGSHQIEHEISAIYDIAHGAGLSIVFPAWMKYVCHENMDRFVQFAVRVFGVSITLTDKELVVKQGIQKLEEFYYSLGLPVYLKEVDISDERLKEMAEKCCKKGPQGNFKKLYENDVFEILKLAR
- a CDS encoding MerR family transcriptional regulator, with protein sequence MNLSIKKVAEKTGLSEYTLRYYEKEELLTSIKRDEAGRRVYDDEDMETINTITCLKNTGMPIKEIRKFIKCTIKGDSTLKERRKMVLKQKKMVEEKIEELKKELNKINKKLDYYEAACKAGSSKNVKKKFYPENCNI
- a CDS encoding lysine exporter LysO family protein, with protein sequence MLGIALSVIIGGLLGFFCKSSLVLAHADNLIKFGLCLLLFFVGIDIGKNQSVFEQLKTLNKKVLLLPFITIIGSLLGGVLASFITTLSLGEGIAVSSGMGWYSFSAIELSKINAQLGGTAFLSNVFRELLAIFTIPFIAAKIGSFQSVSSAGATAMDSVLPVINRSNPPDISIIAFYSGLVITIIVPILVPAVVAIFNLS